Part of the Romeriopsis navalis LEGE 11480 genome is shown below.
TTGCGCCGTGGTCAATATCGCACCTATTTTGAACCCGCAGCCTTAGCGGAAATTTCCTATATGCTTTCGTGGGAAGGGGTGAGCGAGGCCTGTTTCCAGCAGGGCAGCAGTTGTTTCGCCGCCATGCGCCGAGGCGAACGGCAGCTATCACCCAAGTTCTATCTCCAAGAAAATTTCAGTCATGGACTGGTGCCTCGGTTCAACGAATTTGGCGAAGTTGCCCCGAATCAACTGCCGATTATTGCGCAGGGTAAGCTGAATCATCTGCTGGTCTCATCGAAGACTGCCCAAGAGTACAAAATCGATGCCAATGGTGCGAACGAAACGGAAACGCTGCGGGCACCAGAAATTGGGACGGGGGATTTATCGATCGAAGATGTTTTCCAAACCCTCGACACCGGCCTATATATTTCGAATTTGCATTATCTCAACTGGAGTGATCAGCCGACGGGACGCATCACTGGCATGACTCGCTATGCCTGCTTCTGGGTGGAGGATGGCGAAATTGTCGCGCCGATCGAGAATCTCCGGTTTGACGAAAGTCTCTACAACTTCTGGGGGGATAAATTAATCGCCCTCACCGACACCCAGGAATTTATTCCCGACGTCGCATCCTACGGCAATCGTGCCTTGGGGGGCGTTTGGACACCCGGCATGCTGGTGGATGAATTTTCCTACACGCTATAAGTCCGATGGGGGAAGGTGAACCGCTGAAAAGCCTGTGAAACCTTGAGATTGTGATAACGCTGGGGTGTTGGCAACTTTGCTGACACCCCTTTTATTTGCAACGAGATGGCTGCACCTCCGGCTGATTCGGTATCGATGGCATTCATGACAGATGCGGCTCAAGCCGTTAGCCGTTCAACGAATTGCGATGTTTCCCAATAGAAGTACAGAGTGTATTCTGCCGGTTACGTCGGTAAATACTGAAAAATTGTGCAAGTCTTCTCCGTCAAAACACCATCTGAAGTGCCGATGCTGACGCT
Proteins encoded:
- a CDS encoding TldD/PmbA family protein, with protein sequence MLELSFNQLVDFLNDNTPADAAFTINLTAENSQFIRFNQAKVRQTGQVQNGVVRLTYMQHQRSGYWEFPLTGDLDVDRQAAAFALDNLKQEVPTLPEDPYLVLPQGNATSREIHAGDLLEMDQVEATLLPRVLDLDFAGIYAAGQILRGYADSAGQKHWFSTDSFSLDYSVFTPDGQAVKGTLAGNHWKPRVYDRKIQESRIQLARLSRPTKTLRRGQYRTYFEPAALAEISYMLSWEGVSEACFQQGSSCFAAMRRGERQLSPKFYLQENFSHGLVPRFNEFGEVAPNQLPIIAQGKLNHLLVSSKTAQEYKIDANGANETETLRAPEIGTGDLSIEDVFQTLDTGLYISNLHYLNWSDQPTGRITGMTRYACFWVEDGEIVAPIENLRFDESLYNFWGDKLIALTDTQEFIPDVASYGNRALGGVWTPGMLVDEFSYTL